One Brassica napus cultivar Da-Ae chromosome C4, Da-Ae, whole genome shotgun sequence genomic region harbors:
- the BNAC04G50650D gene encoding uncharacterized protein BNAC04G50650D → MDKKKSNKEKGGSSLNNNDADVASSSGRSGRGRQSQATNPLTVGQAIMKANYHSCCRQFYTLQELIEFMTTRHRGLTAETVTKVFREMLKRINAEMYLRAAQYHSTVRKIERKRRESDDNLSTPPS, encoded by the exons ATGGACAAAAAgaaaagcaacaaggagaagGGAGGTTCTTCGTTGAATAACAATGATGCTGATGTTGCTTCTTCGTCG GGCCGGAGTGGCAGAGGAAGGCAGAGTCAAGCTACCAATCCTTTGACGGTAGGACAAGCAATAATGAAGGCCAACTACCACTCCTGCTGCCGACAGTTCTACACCTTACAGGAGCTGATTGAGTTCATGACAACCAGGCACCGCGGCTTAACAGCAGAGACGGTGACGAAGGTTTTCAGGGAGATGTTGAAAAGAATAAATGCTGAAATGTATCTGAGAGCTGCACAGTATCACTCTACAGTAAGGAAAATTGAGCGCAAAAGGCGGGAATCAGATGACAATCTGAGCACTCCTCCTTCTTAG
- the LOC106392026 gene encoding uncharacterized protein LOC106392026 yields MAGDAALQRRTGVWWDLNTCPVPDGFDPRRVRGCIESAVHKQMGHRSKVVIYAMGNLEYISSDLLEEIAYSGIVLVHAPCGGNDFRKLLGEWSQLNPSSPAYTVMLISCNYTMVDPYLFRPTRFTAFCVYPKDSRPVTLDQQPVAQKVFVGEFVWETLLNDNITCEMMTVNEDEPLCICDICDDTFEICAQFITHLKSEEHIKELSDIVPRDSWYGKPMHFCHVCNYPGYDDYNMLLHNQSEDHHRKKNLAEKMAQEEDCESRKRNPQVDLFYERNKKQSL; encoded by the exons ATGGCAG GTGATGCGGCGTTACAAAGGCGGACGGGAGTGTGGTGGGACCTGAACACGTGTCCGGTTCCCGATGGTTTTGACCCTCGTCGTGTGCGTGGGTGCATAGAATCAGCGGTGCACAAGCAGATGGGTCATCGTTCTAAAGTCGTCATCTATGCCATGGGCAACCTAGAATACATCTCTAGTGACCTCTTGGAAGAGATAGCTTACTCTGGAATCGTTCTTGTCCACGCTCCCTGCG GTGGGAACGACTTCAGAAAGTTACTGGGCGAATGGTCTCAGCTTAACCCATCATCTCCGGCTTATACTGTCATGCTGATATCCTGCAATTATACGATGGTTGATCCTTATCTTTTTCGGCCTACTCGATTCACTGCTTTTTGTGTATATCCAAAAGATAGCCGGCCAGTTACCCTTGACCAGCAGCCAGTAGCTCAGAAAGTTTTTGTGGGAGAGTTTGTCTGGGAAACTTTATTGAATGACAACATCACATGTGAGATGATGACCGTGAATGAAGATGAACCTCTCTGCATTTGCGACATATGCGATGACACTTTCGAAATATGTGCCCAATTCATCACTCATCTCAAGAGTGAAGAACACATAAAGGAG tTGTCTGATATAGTGCCTAGAGACTCCTGGTACGGTAAGCCTATGCATTTTTGCCATGTTTGCAATTATCCCGGCTACGACGATTATAACATGCTCCTCCATAACCAAAGTGAAGATCATCATCGCAAG AAGAATCTGGCTGAGAAAATGGCTCAAGAAGAGGATTGCGAGAGCAGGAAGAGAAATCCACAAGTAGATCTCTTTTACGAGAGAAACAAGAAGCAGTCTCTTTGA
- the LOC106395107 gene encoding protein SLOW WALKER 1-like, which translates to MEEVTASSENGVLTFDGGTHSHCIAKREDKCGVESRKFYLVCKTALERLDLPLCSNPMKKILVLNASSHRTCTAGLNSVKVWDLIGGGKMVCFMESHNKTVMSMCVGRMGLDENRLVIVSLDGYMKVFDYGRAKLTYSMRFQAPLLSVALSPDCSIRVINSMVFAGKKKLRNDAEKKQTSMMSLGSVNSQVEESRRSRPKRITW; encoded by the exons ATGGAAGAGGTAACGGCGTCCTCCGAGAATGGTGTGTTGACGTTTGATGGTGGAACACATAGCCACTGTATAGCGAAGAGGGAGGACAAATGTGGAGTGGAGAGCAGGAAGTTTTACTTGGTTTGCAAGACAGCTCTTGAACGCCTAGACCTTCCTCTCTGCTCAAACCCTATGAAAAAG ATACTTGTGTTGAATGCCTCTTCACATCGTACCTGTACCGCCGGTTTGAACAGCGTCAAGGTGTGGGACTTGATCGGAGGTGGGAAgatggtttgtttcatggagAGTCACAACAAGACTGTCATGTCTATGTGCGTTGGGAGAATGGGATTGGATGAGAATAGGCTTGTGATTGTTTCTCTAGACGGTTACATGAAAGTGTTTGATTACGGGAGAGCAAAGTTGACTTACTCCATGAGGTTTCAAGCTCCTCTCCTGTCCGTTGCCCTCTCTCCTGATTGTTCCATTCGTGTCATCAACAGTATGGTGTTTGCTGGCAAGAAGAAGCTGAGAAATGATGCCGAGAAGAAGCAAACTAGTATGATGAGCCTTGGGAGTGTCAATAGCCAAGTGGAGGAGAGTAGGAGAAGCCGTCCAAAGAGGATTACTTGGTGA
- the BNAC04G50640D gene encoding uncharacterized protein BNAC04G50640D isoform X3 yields the protein MATAQRHNDEEEEAQIPKTEFETSSEVESDKKAERSTTKLDKQAIPKNFFTLPEMIDYMKVNHGLPKTTVTNVFRELLTGRNGEAYLRASQRRGLQRSSNGTTSGSVGSSSSTK from the exons ATGGCAACAGCACAGAGACACAATGACGAGGAGGAAGAGGCTCAGATCCCAAAAACAGAGTTTGAAACATCTTCTGAAGTTGAGTCAGACAAAAAAGCAGAGAGATCCACCACCAAACTTGACAAGCAAGCTATTCCCAAG AATTTCTTTACCCTTCCCGAGATGATCGATTACATGAAGGTGAATCATGGTTTGCCAAAGACCACTGTGACCAATGTTTTCAGGGAACTTTTAACCGGTCGCAATGGTGAAGCTTATCTGAGAGCTTCACAGAGAAGAGGTCTTCAGAGGAGTAGTAATGGTACAACAAGTGGTAGTgtaggttcttcttcttcgactaAGTAA
- the LOC106378207 gene encoding replication protein A 70 kDa DNA-binding subunit-like isoform X2, translating to MTTFHPLTKLRPFKNHWRVQVKCLHSWRQNTPFGDTFEMVLADQWGNKIQASCKRTLMYRVQRELRLGKWGVIENMQMTPAGGKYKTTSHKYKMSISDETMVRGSDLTDDRLFLSLANYEDIQKATSKSKEVSYLIDVIGRVHELGNVQTVKAQGEDRKRVEFRLIDSQGNDLACCLWGSYAEQIEAFIDECKDRTIICLIRFAKINFFRGEVQITNAFDASRMYLNPTEPEVLELTERLSDHHLQLAPFDKSNGKKDRKRITYDWNDAEIRSISEIIDGNQVEICKIICTIEAIDTDWAWFYIGCNRHSKRVIKLPKIDYENMTKLDKPMFRCEVCNANITNVGPKFKLHLVVKDDTDTCNLMLLGSVANSIIGHTAEALWDGSYAE from the exons ATGACTACTTTTCATCCTCTCACAAAACTTCGTCCTTTTAAGAATCACTGGCGAGTTCAGGTCAAGTGCTTACATTCTTGGAGGCAGAACACTCCTTTTGGTGATACATTTGAAATGGTTTTAGCAGACCAGTGG GGAAACAAAATCCAAGCCTCTTGCAAACGAACACTCATGTACCGTGTTCAACGTGAGCTCCGACTAGGAAAATGGGGAGTCATTGAAAATATGCAAATGACTCCAGCCGGAGGCAAATATAAAACAACAAGCCACAAATACAAGATGAGTATATCCGATGAAACTATGGTACGAGGCTCCGATTTAACTGATGACcgtctcttcctctctcttgCCAATTATGAAGACATTCAAAAGGCCACAAGCAAAAGCAAAGAGGTTTCATACCTTATAG ATGTGATTGGGAGAGTTCATGAACTTGGAAATGTTCAAACCGTCAAAGCACAAGGAGAAGACAGGAAAAGGGTCGAATTTAGGCTAATTGACTCACA AGGAAACGATCTTGCATGTTGCCTTTGGGGATCTTATGCTGAGCAAATAGAAGCTTTCATTGATGAGTGCAAAGATCGaactattatttgtttgataAGGTTTGCCAAAATCAACTTCTTCAGAG GAGAGGTTCAAATCACAAACGCCTTCGATGCATCACGCATGTACCTTAATCCAACAGAACCTGAAGTTTTGGAGTTAACAGAAAG gcTATCTGATCATCATTTACAACTTGCTCCTTTTGATAAATCTAATGGAAAGAAGGATCGTAAACGCATAACTTATGACTGGAATGATGCTGAGATCAGGTCTATTTCTGAAATCATTGACGGAAATCAG GTGGAGATTTGTAAGATCATTTGCACTATTGAAGCAATAGACACTGATTGGGCATGGTTTTACATTGGTTGTAACCGTCACAGTAAACGTGTCATTAAGCTCCCAAAGATTGATTATGAAAACATGACAAAACTTGACAAACCAATGTTCCGCTGTGAAGTTTGTAATGCTAATATCACTAATGTTGGACCCAA GTTCAAGCTTCATCTTGTGGTGAAAGATGACACAGACACATGTAATTTAATGTTACTAGGCTCTGTTGCAAATTCCATCATTGGCCATACAGCTGAAGCCCTATGGGATGGCTCATATGCAGAA TGA
- the BNAC04G50640D gene encoding uncharacterized protein BNAC04G50640D isoform X1, with the protein MATAQRHNDEEEEAQIPKTEFETSSEVESDKKAERSTTKLDKQAIPKQKSPNLTKEEKTIRDSYFYCCQNFFTLPEMIDYMKVNHGLPKTTVTNVFRELLTGRNGEAYLRASQRRGLQRSSNGTTSGSVGSSSSTK; encoded by the exons ATGGCAACAGCACAGAGACACAATGACGAGGAGGAAGAGGCTCAGATCCCAAAAACAGAGTTTGAAACATCTTCTGAAGTTGAGTCAGACAAAAAAGCAGAGAGATCCACCACCAAACTTGACAAGCAAGCTATTCCCAAG cagaaaAGTCCTAATCTGACAAAGGAAGAGAAGACAATAAGGGATAGTTACTTTTATTGCTGCCAGAATTTCTTTACCCTTCCCGAGATGATCGATTACATGAAGGTGAATCATGGTTTGCCAAAGACCACTGTGACCAATGTTTTCAGGGAACTTTTAACCGGTCGCAATGGTGAAGCTTATCTGAGAGCTTCACAGAGAAGAGGTCTTCAGAGGAGTAGTAATGGTACAACAAGTGGTAGTgtaggttcttcttcttcgactaAGTAA
- the BNAC04G50640D gene encoding uncharacterized protein BNAC04G50640D isoform X2 → MATAQRHNDEEEEAQIPKTEFETSSEVESDKKAERSTTKLDKQAIPKKSPNLTKEEKTIRDSYFYCCQNFFTLPEMIDYMKVNHGLPKTTVTNVFRELLTGRNGEAYLRASQRRGLQRSSNGTTSGSVGSSSSTK, encoded by the exons ATGGCAACAGCACAGAGACACAATGACGAGGAGGAAGAGGCTCAGATCCCAAAAACAGAGTTTGAAACATCTTCTGAAGTTGAGTCAGACAAAAAAGCAGAGAGATCCACCACCAAACTTGACAAGCAAGCTATTCCCAAG aaaAGTCCTAATCTGACAAAGGAAGAGAAGACAATAAGGGATAGTTACTTTTATTGCTGCCAGAATTTCTTTACCCTTCCCGAGATGATCGATTACATGAAGGTGAATCATGGTTTGCCAAAGACCACTGTGACCAATGTTTTCAGGGAACTTTTAACCGGTCGCAATGGTGAAGCTTATCTGAGAGCTTCACAGAGAAGAGGTCTTCAGAGGAGTAGTAATGGTACAACAAGTGGTAGTgtaggttcttcttcttcgactaAGTAA
- the LOC106378207 gene encoding replication protein A 70 kDa DNA-binding subunit-like isoform X1 produces MTTFHPLTKLRPFKNHWRVQVKCLHSWRQNTPFGDTFEMVLADQWGNKIQASCKRTLMYRVQRELRLGKWGVIENMQMTPAGGKYKTTSHKYKMSISDETMVRGSDLTDDRLFLSLANYEDIQKATSKSKEVSYLIDVIGRVHELGNVQTVKAQGEDRKRVEFRLIDSQGNDLACCLWGSYAEQIEAFIDECKDRTIICLIRFAKINFFRGEVQITNAFDASRMYLNPTEPEVLELTERLSDHHLQLAPFDKSNGKKDRKRITYDWNDAEIRSISEIIDGNQVEICKIICTIEAIDTDWAWFYIGCNRHSKRVIKLPKIDYENMTKLDKPMFRCEVCNANITNVGPKFKLHLVVKDDTDTCNLMLLGSVANSIIGHTAEALWDGSYAEIEDPEILPEPILSLVGKSFCFGLSFGSENVTNGSGTFMVLEVCSGDKVLSIDTNSDAVTEVGTSSSTMSSGDVLMLESSSPEDPKTPFSKRKEDDADLNDHSSTSKKLCTKMIKQEKTKTE; encoded by the exons ATGACTACTTTTCATCCTCTCACAAAACTTCGTCCTTTTAAGAATCACTGGCGAGTTCAGGTCAAGTGCTTACATTCTTGGAGGCAGAACACTCCTTTTGGTGATACATTTGAAATGGTTTTAGCAGACCAGTGG GGAAACAAAATCCAAGCCTCTTGCAAACGAACACTCATGTACCGTGTTCAACGTGAGCTCCGACTAGGAAAATGGGGAGTCATTGAAAATATGCAAATGACTCCAGCCGGAGGCAAATATAAAACAACAAGCCACAAATACAAGATGAGTATATCCGATGAAACTATGGTACGAGGCTCCGATTTAACTGATGACcgtctcttcctctctcttgCCAATTATGAAGACATTCAAAAGGCCACAAGCAAAAGCAAAGAGGTTTCATACCTTATAG ATGTGATTGGGAGAGTTCATGAACTTGGAAATGTTCAAACCGTCAAAGCACAAGGAGAAGACAGGAAAAGGGTCGAATTTAGGCTAATTGACTCACA AGGAAACGATCTTGCATGTTGCCTTTGGGGATCTTATGCTGAGCAAATAGAAGCTTTCATTGATGAGTGCAAAGATCGaactattatttgtttgataAGGTTTGCCAAAATCAACTTCTTCAGAG GAGAGGTTCAAATCACAAACGCCTTCGATGCATCACGCATGTACCTTAATCCAACAGAACCTGAAGTTTTGGAGTTAACAGAAAG gcTATCTGATCATCATTTACAACTTGCTCCTTTTGATAAATCTAATGGAAAGAAGGATCGTAAACGCATAACTTATGACTGGAATGATGCTGAGATCAGGTCTATTTCTGAAATCATTGACGGAAATCAG GTGGAGATTTGTAAGATCATTTGCACTATTGAAGCAATAGACACTGATTGGGCATGGTTTTACATTGGTTGTAACCGTCACAGTAAACGTGTCATTAAGCTCCCAAAGATTGATTATGAAAACATGACAAAACTTGACAAACCAATGTTCCGCTGTGAAGTTTGTAATGCTAATATCACTAATGTTGGACCCAA GTTCAAGCTTCATCTTGTGGTGAAAGATGACACAGACACATGTAATTTAATGTTACTAGGCTCTGTTGCAAATTCCATCATTGGCCATACAGCTGAAGCCCTATGGGATGGCTCATATGCAGAA ATTGAAGATCCAGAGATACTACCAGAACCAATCCTTAGTTTGGTGGGAAAGTCTTTCTGTTTTGGGCTGTCTTTTGGCTCCGAAAATGTCACCAATGGATCAGGCACCTTCATGGTTTTAGAGGTTTGTTCTGGAGATAAAGTTCTAAGTATTGATACCAATTCTGATGCAGTGACTGAGGTTGGAACATCTTCATCTACCATGTCATCTGGTGAT GTATTGATGTTGGAATCAAGTTCACCAGAAGATCCTAAAACTCCCTTTTCAAAGCGCAAAGAAGATGATGCGGATCTAAATGACCATTCATCTACTTCCAAGAAACTGTGCACCAAGATGATCAAACAGGAAAAGACCAAAACTGAGTAA
- the BNAC04G50660D gene encoding uncharacterized protein BNAC04G50660D, protein MEKMLRSSSLIPLFCLVLLLISNFHGSVEAGKRRIEITDDLNDVEDSEEDESWKQWGSKAATPEFDPPPDFSNMGFDQIQEEMAKRTFAPVVGFVKLRLGVKRTKDMVVDIAMKWTKVLRTGGLGVRFMAVDRSTVMFNMQNGKEVTELREFVLSQEEAYEVKLGKQEFRRPGDPPLDDVVEKLQAKQSKGGEDGDSDNKNDVTKDEL, encoded by the exons atgGAGAAGATGCTTCGTTCCTCTTCCTTGATTCCACTCTTTTGCCTCGTTCTTCTTCTCATCTCTAACTTTCACGGATCCGTCGAAGCGGGGAAGCGGCGGATCGAGATCACCGACGATCTAAACGACGTGGAAGACAGCGAAGAAGACGAATCGTGGAAACAGTGGGGGAGCAAAGCGGCGACGCCCGAGTTCGATCCGCCTCCGGATTTCTCCAACATGGGATTCGATCAGATCCAGGAGGAGATGGCTAAACGGACTTTCGCGCCTGTCGTCGGGTTCGTCAAGCTCCGGCTAGGCGTCAAACGTACTAAG GATATGGTGGTGGATATTGCTATGAAATGGACGAAAGTTTTGAGAACGGGTGGGTTAGGAGTGAGATTCATGGCCGTGGATCGAAGCACGGTGATGTTCAATATGCAGAACGGCAAGGAAGTGACTGAG CTAAGGGAGTTCGTGTTGAGCCAAGAAGAGGCTTATGAGGTTAAGCTAGGGAAGCAAGAGTTTCGACGACCTGGAGATCCTCCACTTGATGATGTTGTTGAAAAACTTCAAGCGAAGCAGAGCAAGGGTGGTGAAGATGGTGATAGTGATAACAAGAACGATGTTACCAAGGATGAACTATAG